A single Corallococcus silvisoli DNA region contains:
- a CDS encoding acyltransferase, which produces MRIPLMMLLGLGPTVARLKLRRCESVGALPTVWGRVWIHGEGEVLVGDRVVFDARMAPIELHAQRGGRIVIEDDVTIEGGSSIEAQSYVTLGSRSRLGMWCKLMDNMYHPLRGNRHERPQSVPLVVEEGVTVGSRSILLPGAHLQKGASVASGTVISRRIPAGVTVGGSPARVLRREVAR; this is translated from the coding sequence ATGCGCATTCCGTTGATGATGCTGCTCGGCCTGGGGCCGACCGTCGCGCGTCTGAAGTTGCGTCGCTGTGAGTCCGTGGGCGCCCTCCCGACCGTCTGGGGGCGCGTCTGGATTCACGGCGAGGGGGAAGTCCTGGTGGGCGACCGCGTGGTGTTCGACGCGCGCATGGCGCCCATCGAGCTGCACGCCCAGCGGGGGGGACGGATCGTGATCGAGGACGACGTGACCATCGAGGGCGGCAGCTCCATTGAAGCGCAGTCGTATGTGACGCTGGGTTCACGCAGCCGGCTGGGCATGTGGTGCAAGCTGATGGACAACATGTACCACCCGCTCCGGGGCAACCGGCACGAACGCCCCCAGTCGGTGCCGCTGGTGGTGGAGGAAGGCGTCACGGTGGGCAGCCGCTCCATCCTGCTGCCGGGCGCGCACCTGCAGAAGGGCGCGAGCGTGGCGTCCGGCACGGTCATCTCGCGCCGCATCCCGGCGGGCGTGACGGTGGGCGGCTCGCCGGCCCGGGTGCTGCGGCGCGAGGTGGCGCGATGA
- a CDS encoding acyltransferase, producing MKPAIPSPAEAARLARAGMRMVRTELFPRAQRVVAVARAQWLFRSFRLGQGVAAYGPVAARNDGHAELGDKLTFLGGMLPTSVVCYEHARLLVGSETQFNYGVSLEAWESVQIGARCMFASFVRVSDRDGQRIAPIIIEDDVWVAHGAILLPGVRIGARSVVSAGSIVSQDVPPDSLAMGNPARSMSLDLVARDATGS from the coding sequence ATGAAGCCCGCCATCCCTTCGCCGGCGGAGGCCGCCCGGCTGGCGCGCGCGGGCATGCGGATGGTGCGCACGGAGCTGTTTCCCCGCGCTCAACGCGTGGTGGCGGTCGCGCGAGCGCAGTGGCTCTTCCGCTCCTTCCGCCTGGGCCAGGGCGTGGCGGCGTACGGCCCGGTGGCTGCGCGCAACGACGGCCACGCGGAGCTGGGCGACAAGCTGACGTTCCTGGGCGGCATGCTGCCCACGTCGGTGGTCTGCTACGAGCACGCGCGGCTGCTGGTGGGTTCGGAGACCCAGTTCAACTACGGCGTGTCGCTGGAGGCGTGGGAGTCCGTGCAGATTGGCGCGCGGTGCATGTTCGCGTCGTTCGTGCGCGTGAGCGACCGGGATGGCCAGCGCATCGCGCCCATCATCATCGAAGACGACGTCTGGGTGGCCCACGGCGCCATCCTGCTGCCGGGCGTGCGCATTGGCGCGCGGTCGGTGGTGTCCGCCGGAAGCATCGTCTCCCAGGACGTGCCCCCGGATTCGCTCGCCATGGGCAACCCGGCGCGCAGCATGAGCCTGGACCTGGTGGCCCGCGACGCCACGGGCTCCTGA